A single region of the Brachypodium distachyon strain Bd21 chromosome 3, Brachypodium_distachyon_v3.0, whole genome shotgun sequence genome encodes:
- the LOC100822142 gene encoding cytochrome P450 89A2, with protein MELTIWPTLLLLITLSFSLTAALLFLLNGKNKQEQLPPGPPALLFLAKFLALRRSIFDLGPLLLELHARYGPVISVRLFRTLVFVSDRCLAHRVLVQSGSTFADRPRLFDPGLLFTSGSRNINAAPYGAYWRLVRRNLASEALHPARVSLFAPARRRMRDALVRDLLARGGGDGSRAVTVRTPFRNAMFELLVYMSLGASGLAPEVLDEIQELQLWVVRTITGFPFFSFFPALTKRLFRKRWAAHLAVRRRQDEIFLPFIEARRARVGAAANDEPPCYADFLLTLRVAEEGDRGLTDSELVSLCSEFLSGGTDSTMTLLEWIMAELVTHPEMQAKVYEEVKAKPELNESDLQVMPYLKAVVLEGLRLHPPAHFLLPHGVQSDRGAEIGGYRIPNGAEVNFLVAEFGRDEAVWAAAREFRPERFLDGGDGCGVDITGSREIRMMPFGAGRRMCPGYTLALLHLEFFVGSLVRELEWLPAAEGEAVDMTEMLDFTTLMKHPLRARTVPRTRS; from the coding sequence ATGGAGCTCACGATCTGGCCAACGCTCCTCTTGCTCATcaccctctccttctctcttaCGGCCGCGCTCCTCTTCCTGCTCAACGGCAAGAACAAGCAGGAGCAGCTCCCGCCCGGCCcgccggcgctgctcttcCTGGCCAAGTTTCTGGCGCTCCGGCGATCGATCTTCGACCTCGGCCCGCTCCTCCTGGAGCTGCACGCGCGCTACGGCCCCGTCATCTCCGTCCGCCTCTTCCGCACGCTCGTGTTCGTCTCCGACCGCTGCCTCGCCCACCGCGTCCTCGTCCAGAGCGGCTCCACCTTCGCTGACCGCCCGCGGCTCTTCGACCCGGGCCTCCTCTTCACCTCCGGCTCCCGCAACATCAACGCGGCGCCCTACGGGGCCTACTGGCGCCTCGTCCGCCGCAACCTCGCCTCCGAGGCGCTGCACCCGGCCCGCGTCAGCCTGTTCGCGCCGGCCAGGCGCCGGATGCGCGACGCGCTCGTCCGCGACCTCCttgcgcgcggcggcggcgacggatcGCGGGCCGTCACGGTGAGGACGCCGTTCCGGAACGCCATGTTCGAGCTGCTCGTGTACATGAGCCTCGGCGCCAGCGGGCTCGCCCCGGAGGTGCTCGACGAAATCCAGGAGCTGCAGCTGTGGGTCGTCCGCACCATCACCggcttccccttcttctccttcttcccgGCGCTCACCAAGAGGCTCTTCCGGAAGCGCTGGGCCGCGCACCTCGCCGTGCGCCGGAGGCAGGACGAGATCTTCCTCCCGTTCATCGAAGCAAGGCGTGCccgcgtcggcgccgccgccaacgacGAGCCGCCGTGCTACGCCGACTTCCTCCTGACGCTGCGCGTGGCCGAGGAAGGCGACCGCGGGCTCACGGACTCCGAGCTGGTAAGCCTCTGCTCCGAGTTCCTAAGCGGTGGAACAGACAGCACGATGACCTTGCTAGAGTGGATTATGGCGGAGCTGGTGAcccatccggagatgcaagCCAAGGTGTACGAAGAAGTCAAAGCCAAGCCGGAGCTCAACGAAAGCGACCTTCAAGTGATGCCATACCTGAAGGCCGTGGTGCTGGAGGGGCTGCGgctgcacccgccggcgcacttcctcctcccgcaCGGCGTCCAGAGCGACCGCGGCGCGGAGATCGGCGGCTACAGGATACCCAACGGCGCGGAGGTCAACTTCCTGGTGGCCGAGTTCGGGCGCGACGAGGCGGTGTGGGCCGCCGCGCGGGAGTTCCGGCCGGAGCGGTTCCTGGACGGCGGCGATGGGTGCGGCGTGGACATCACGGGGAGCAGGGAGATCAGGATGATGCCTTTCGGCGCGGGCCGCAGGATGTGCCCTGGGTACACGCTCGCCTTGCTGCACCTGGAGTTCTTCGTGGGGAGCCTCGTGAGGGAGCTCGAgtggctgccggcggcggagggggaggcggtggaCATGACGGAGATGCTGGATTTCACCACCCTCATGAAGCATCCCCTCCGTGCTCGCACCGTCCCAAGGACAAGGAGTTGA